Genomic window (Marasmius oreades isolate 03SP1 chromosome 3, whole genome shotgun sequence):
TCAAGGTTGTATCGTCCCCGTATATTCAGACTTATTGAATGATAGAAACATTTAATTCAACACCCATTGTTGTATATTTATACTACTTTAGATTAATTTTAATTTTCCATTGACAGGATACCTCGAGAAGAAATCGTCTGACCTACTTAACAGTATGGTGGTTAACCCCGGGTTGATTATTTAGCACATCTATCTACCACAGTTAAATCTGAAACAACGGATTGGCGCCCCGGTGAACCGTGGTACCTGGAAAGGAACTATAACTGTAAAGCAATTCCCAAGGGTTCTTCACCGAGAAGCCGAAAAGAAGTACACAAGGTTAAGAATGGCTTCAGAATGTGAACTATTGCAGATACATAATCCCTGATCTGTGAGTGCCTACAGCGTGTACTGTGGTCCCACCCTCCTGTCAAACGAATCTCCCGCGAATTGAGTTTCCCGGCTCTGGATCGGAGGTTCATCGTTCAAAGATTGTTGTACATGTTCGCCTCTTGCATCTCTTTCGCTCGTAGTCTTGCCGTGACCTGTCAATAATCATCGTCAGCGTATTTTCCTCTTTTCGATAATGTCAGATAATCTCACATCTTGAATATGCATGACCGCACGTTCAGCTCCAAACTCTCTAGAGCGCTTGTATTGTTCTAAAGCCTGTTCGAGGCGACCGGCTAATCTCATTGTCAGAAAGACACGGGACCGACTAGGAAGAAAGATGACGAACTGGCTTCCAAGATTGTGGCGAGATTGAACGTGATTTCGGGGTCCTCTGGAGACAGAGAAGAAGCGATGCTGGGAGGGATTACTTTGTAAGTAGTGATCTAAGGTGGCAGAACAAACGAGACCTACTGTAAATGATGTAGAGCGAGGTCTGCTCGCGGCAACGGCGAAGTGATATATGCGCTGGCCAAGTCTTTCAGTGGCGGATCGTGAATGATAATTCATGTGTTTTAATTCGTGAATACGTACTAGCGTGGACGTCGGCACTTTGCGGCTGCAATGCTACTGATTCTTTCCAGACATCTATAGCTTCGTCGAATTCCTCTGTTGGCATCGTGAATGTACTGAGGAGGAATAAAAGGATACAGGACATACTCAGTTGATAGTGAGTTATCCCGAGGTTGAAGAGCGAATTGGCATTGCGCTTGATTTCTGCGCTTCGCTTGTACAGGCTGTTGGCAGTGCGAACGTCACCCTCCTTGAGCTTTCGAGTACCCTCTGCGGTACATCTTGAAGCCTCCATTTCACCGGGATCGAAGATCAGAGAATGTGGTGTAGTCGACGTAGCGTTTCCTGCGACATCAAAGGATAAACTTGTTAGCGGACGATAGTTATCAATGAGCTGGTCAGTATACCGACTTACTCTTGAAGGTGGTTGGGCCCGAGACTCTTGGTTGTAAACATGCTCGCGACCGAGACTGGGATGCGATCGTGTGAGCTGTATTGCGAGCTGCGGAGAAACCTGCGCGTAAATGAGAGCTCATGCTTTGATGGGTCTGAAATAGCTTGGAATAAAAGTTGGTGGGAGATGATTAAGCAACAGTTGGGACTTGCTCAGGCAAGGATTTATAGGTTTGTGTAGTCATCATAACTTGAAATGGCGAGCTTGTCTATGAGCTGTCAGACGTGAGCCCAGAAGCACTAAAAATCTTACTAAGCACTCTCGCACGGTCCGACAACGGACACTGACATTGCACCTGAAAAAACTGCGCCTAGAAAACAAGGGACACAATGAGCTAAGGAGGTGGATCTGAACGGCATAGATTGAAATGTTTTGAAATGATATACCTGAAATGTAGTCAATTGAGTAAACGAACATTGACAAAAACTGACAGTCGCTTACAATCTCGACAGCGGGGACTCGGCAGCGGGAGTGAATTAACATTAACCTCGAGTTAACCCATGACCCAACagctttcattcctccctctCCAAGAATCCAATACCAGTCGTTTTGATCTTTGTCGTAAAGTTTTCATACCATTTCGCGATCACCGACATTGATACCGACGTTTTACTGCCCGGTAATCCTCCAGAAAATCCTGCTACGTAGTTGAATAGATGCCTCACGATCTTCTCCGCTAAAAGGATGGGGTTTGAGGCGGGCGAAGGTTTAGCGACAGTCGTGACCGATTGGAGAGCGTCCATCTGCGGTTGGATTTGTTGTAAAGTTTCGATGGATATCCCCAACATTGCGGTCACACTAGGCGACATGGAACTGTCCTGTGTCGATGTATCCATAGAATCAAAGGCACTATAACTGGTGGACGAAGAGAAGGTTCCGCGAAGACGGAATATTGCGGAAGGCTTTTCGTTTGAGAGCCTACCAGTTCATATTTACACCAGAACGAAACGAATCAAAGGTTAACTTGGAAGAAACACTCACATCCCTAGAAGCTGAAAGCCTTTCCCCGGCCAATGAAAGTGTACCGTGGCGCCATATCCATCAGGAAACGGGGTCGTACCCAGTAAGAATACGCAGACATGGTTGATCGTGCTTGCATCTGGTAGCTCAAACAGTGCGTGCGTCTCATCGACTTGCTGCAAATTTGTCTGGAAAAGACGGCCAGCTACACAGCACCCGAACATGGCGAGAGGTTTATGATGGGAGTAAAGGCAAATTCAACGACATCTCGATCGATGCAACAGCATTAATGAAGTCACAAGAGAACTGGTACAAATGTTCTACAAGGTTCGCCAAGTTTCGAAAAATCAATGCGTATTATCTCTCTACGTAGATTATAGTTATTGATACTAACAATACAGGCGAGTGTCGAACTAACATGCGGTTGAATGCTTTTATCATGTTATACATAGATACAGATGTGCCTCCCAGAAAACAAATACAAACTCGATGGATTCAGCGACTAAAAATCGCCGAGGTCGATATCCACAGCCTCTATCACAGAAGCCTCGAATG
Coding sequences:
- a CDS encoding uncharacterized protein (BUSCO:EOG09264L06), with the protein product MFGCCVAGRLFQTNLQQVDETHALFELPDASTINHVCVFLLGTTPFPDGYGATVHFHWPGKGFQLLGMLSNEKPSAIFRLRGTFSSSTSYSAFDSMDTSTQDSSMSPSVTAMLGISIETLQQIQPQMDALQSVTTVAKPSPASNPILLAEKIVRHLFNYVAGFSGGLPGSKTSVSMSVIAKWYENFTTKIKTTGIGFLEREE